A section of the Microbacterium sp. MM2322 genome encodes:
- a CDS encoding agmatine deiminase family protein encodes MGWRMPSETAAHERTWMAFPREGITLGDTDAEREEGYATWTAVAAAVARFEPVTMVVDPTESTRARRMLPGDVTIVEAPVDEFWMRDHGPTFVVDDERPGVLGAVDWIFNGWGAPDWAEWRHSAEHARIVAAEVGAELVSSVLVNEGGGIHVDGEGTVLLTETVQLDPRRNPFADRARVEAELARTLGMTRAVWLSRGLTRDYDDLGTNGHVDIVATIPSPGRLLLHDQRDASHPDHAVTATLRAELDGQTDAAGRRFDIVSLPAPETLTDAHGPVDWSYVNHLVVNGGVIACGFGEERADANARAILAEAYPGREVVTVDARGLFARGGGIHCITQQQPAVIR; translated from the coding sequence ATGGGTTGGCGCATGCCGAGCGAGACCGCTGCACACGAGCGCACCTGGATGGCGTTCCCCCGCGAGGGAATCACCCTCGGCGACACCGACGCCGAGCGCGAGGAGGGCTACGCGACGTGGACGGCCGTCGCGGCCGCCGTCGCCCGGTTCGAGCCCGTGACGATGGTCGTCGACCCGACTGAGAGCACGCGCGCCCGCCGCATGCTGCCCGGCGACGTCACCATCGTCGAGGCCCCGGTCGACGAGTTCTGGATGCGGGACCACGGCCCCACCTTCGTCGTCGACGACGAGCGGCCCGGTGTCCTCGGCGCGGTCGACTGGATCTTCAACGGCTGGGGAGCGCCCGACTGGGCCGAGTGGCGGCACTCCGCTGAGCACGCCCGCATCGTCGCCGCCGAGGTCGGGGCCGAGCTCGTCTCGTCGGTGCTCGTGAACGAGGGCGGCGGCATCCACGTCGACGGCGAAGGCACCGTGCTGCTCACCGAGACCGTGCAGCTCGACCCGCGCCGGAACCCGTTCGCCGACCGCGCCCGCGTCGAGGCCGAGCTGGCCCGCACGCTCGGCATGACTCGCGCCGTGTGGCTGAGCCGCGGCCTCACACGCGACTACGACGACCTCGGCACGAACGGGCACGTCGACATCGTGGCGACGATCCCCTCGCCCGGCCGCCTCCTGCTCCACGATCAGCGCGACGCCTCGCACCCCGACCACGCGGTCACCGCGACGCTCCGCGCCGAGCTCGACGGGCAGACGGATGCCGCCGGCCGCCGCTTCGACATCGTCTCCCTCCCCGCACCCGAGACCCTCACCGACGCGCACGGCCCGGTCGACTGGAGCTACGTCAACCACCTCGTCGTGAACGGCGGTGTCATCGCGTGCGGCTTCGGCGAGGAGCGCGCCGACGCGAACGCGCGGGCGATCCTCGCGGAGGCCTACCCGGGCCGCGAGGTCGTCACGGTCGATGCGCGTGGCCTGTTCGCCCGAGGGGGCGGCATCCACTGCATCACGCAGCAGCAGCCGGCGGTGATTCGATGA
- a CDS encoding amidase, with the protein MIDVVEASIADLRAALESGETTAVELVDAYLARIDAYDGPDTETALNAVVVRNPDARAEAVASDARRARGETLGPLDGIPYTAKDSYLVRGLTAAAGSPAFAELVAQRDAFTIERLRGGGAICLGLTNMPPMANGGMQRGVYGRAESPYSADWLTAPFASGSSNGSGTATAASFAAFGLGEETWSSGRGPASNNALCAYTPSRGIISVRGNWPLVPTMDVVVPHTRTMADLLELLDVIVADDPDTRGDFWRAQPWIDLPAASALRPASYPALAAGASLAGVRLGIPRMYIGEDPDAGTGTTIGGPTGQRIETRESVLELWRAARADLEAAGATVVEVDFPVVSNYEGDRAGAPTIADRLPEGYLRREIIDLSAWAWDDFLAANGDPALATLADVDGAAIFPHPPGALPDRYTGFDDDIAVYPDWVRAHPGATLDDMPELAEGLHGLERTRRVDLEEWMDAAGLDAVAFPAVADVGPADMDVNPASADLGWRNGVWIANGNLAIRHLGIPTVTVPMGTMADIGMPVGLTFAGRGHDDATLLRLGVAFERLGTRRTPPPRTPALPPISENR; encoded by the coding sequence ATGATCGACGTCGTCGAAGCCTCGATCGCCGACCTGCGCGCGGCGCTGGAATCCGGCGAGACCACGGCGGTCGAGCTCGTCGATGCCTACCTCGCACGGATCGACGCGTACGACGGACCCGACACCGAGACGGCGCTGAACGCCGTCGTCGTCCGCAATCCCGATGCCCGTGCCGAGGCCGTGGCGTCCGACGCGCGCAGGGCCCGCGGCGAGACGCTCGGCCCGCTCGACGGCATCCCGTACACGGCCAAGGACAGCTACCTCGTCCGCGGGCTCACCGCGGCGGCCGGCTCCCCCGCCTTCGCCGAGCTCGTCGCCCAGCGCGACGCGTTCACGATCGAGCGGCTCCGCGGCGGCGGGGCGATCTGCCTGGGCCTGACCAACATGCCCCCGATGGCCAACGGCGGCATGCAGCGCGGCGTCTACGGCCGCGCCGAGAGCCCCTACTCCGCCGACTGGCTGACCGCACCGTTCGCGAGCGGCTCGTCGAACGGGTCGGGAACCGCGACGGCCGCGAGTTTCGCCGCGTTCGGTCTCGGCGAGGAGACCTGGTCGTCGGGCCGCGGCCCCGCCTCGAACAACGCGCTGTGCGCCTACACGCCGTCGCGCGGCATCATCTCGGTCCGCGGCAACTGGCCGCTCGTTCCCACGATGGACGTCGTCGTGCCGCACACCCGGACAATGGCCGACCTGCTCGAACTGCTCGACGTCATCGTCGCCGACGATCCCGACACGCGCGGCGACTTCTGGCGCGCGCAGCCCTGGATCGACCTGCCGGCCGCATCCGCCCTGCGACCCGCGTCGTACCCGGCGCTCGCAGCGGGCGCGTCGCTCGCGGGGGTGCGCCTCGGCATCCCGCGCATGTACATCGGTGAGGATCCGGATGCCGGGACCGGCACGACGATCGGCGGCCCGACCGGTCAGCGGATCGAGACGCGGGAGTCGGTGCTCGAGTTGTGGCGCGCGGCCCGTGCCGACCTCGAGGCTGCGGGAGCGACCGTCGTCGAGGTCGACTTCCCCGTCGTGAGCAACTACGAGGGCGACCGCGCCGGAGCGCCCACGATCGCCGACCGGCTGCCCGAGGGGTACCTCCGCCGCGAGATCATCGACCTGTCGGCGTGGGCGTGGGACGACTTCCTGGCCGCCAACGGCGACCCGGCGCTCGCCACGCTCGCCGACGTCGACGGGGCGGCGATCTTCCCGCATCCCCCGGGCGCGCTGCCCGACCGCTACACCGGGTTCGACGACGACATCGCCGTGTACCCCGACTGGGTGCGTGCGCACCCCGGTGCGACGCTCGACGACATGCCCGAACTGGCCGAGGGTCTGCACGGCCTCGAACGCACGCGCCGTGTCGACCTCGAGGAGTGGATGGATGCCGCCGGCCTCGACGCCGTCGCCTTCCCCGCCGTCGCCGACGTCGGCCCCGCCGACATGGACGTGAACCCGGCCTCAGCCGACCTGGGGTGGCGCAACGGCGTGTGGATCGCCAACGGCAACCTCGCGATCCGCCACCTCGGCATCCCGACCGTCACCGTCCCGATGGGCACGATGGCCGACATCGGGATGCCGGTGGGCCTCACCTTCGCCGGCCGCGGCCACGACGATGCCACGCTGCTGCGTCTGGGCGTAGCCTTCGAACGTCTGGGTACCCGCCGGACGCCACCGCCGCGCACACCTGCGCTGCCCCCGATCTCGGAGAACCGATGA
- a CDS encoding cupin domain-containing protein: MLAPQTVVDAAAIPIPLAPVPAAQVRQGAPATGWVELGHDIGVWEHTPGVSTDTEADEVFVVLSGRGTLAHPGGLLELCPGTIGRLSAGTDTVWTITETLRKVYVGG, from the coding sequence ATGCTCGCCCCGCAGACCGTGGTGGATGCCGCGGCGATCCCCATCCCGCTGGCGCCCGTCCCTGCGGCCCAGGTGCGCCAGGGCGCGCCGGCGACGGGTTGGGTGGAGCTGGGGCACGACATCGGGGTCTGGGAGCACACGCCCGGCGTCTCGACCGACACCGAGGCGGACGAGGTGTTCGTCGTCCTGTCGGGGCGGGGGACGCTCGCCCACCCGGGCGGACTGCTCGAGCTCTGCCCGGGCACGATCGGCCGGCTGAGCGCGGGAACCGACACCGTCTGGACAATCACCGAGACCCTCCGCAAGGTGTACGTCGGCGGATGA
- a CDS encoding FAD-dependent oxidoreductase: MSAHTTVFERRRPAASVIDHSLADSRHAVFWTEDVPRELRPDRPPLRGAHRADLVVVGGGYTGLWTALLAVTRDPGRRVVVVEANRVGWAASGRNGGFCEASLTHGPENGEARWPDEMPTLDRLGRANLDAIEAAESDYGIDVQFERTGQLAPAVEEHQLAWLEEWAAGGDSGVVLLDADAARREVDSPTYLGAVWEKDTTALVHPARLAAELARACEERGVVIAERSRVQAIETPASGGVAVVTADGRVDADQVALATGVFPSPLRRNRLMTVPVYDYVLMTEPLTSDQWAAIGWQGRQGIGDMANQFHYYRPTRDGRILFGGYDAVYHYGRRVDPRYEDRPASWQTLASHFFTTFPQLEGLRFSHRWAGAIDTSTQFAAFFGTARRGRVAYAAGFTGLGVGSTRFAGDVMLDLLSGEETERTALEMVRKRPLPFPPEPIAAIGVEATRWSLDRADHRRGRRNALLRTLDALGLGFDS, encoded by the coding sequence GTGAGCGCGCACACGACGGTCTTCGAGCGGCGGCGGCCTGCGGCATCCGTCATCGATCACAGCCTCGCCGACAGCCGGCACGCCGTGTTCTGGACCGAGGACGTCCCGCGGGAGTTGCGACCCGACCGGCCGCCGCTCCGCGGTGCGCACCGGGCGGACCTCGTCGTCGTCGGCGGCGGGTACACGGGGCTCTGGACGGCCCTGCTCGCGGTGACCCGCGATCCCGGCCGCCGCGTCGTGGTCGTCGAGGCGAACCGGGTCGGCTGGGCGGCGTCGGGACGCAACGGCGGGTTCTGCGAGGCGAGCCTCACGCACGGTCCCGAGAACGGTGAGGCGCGGTGGCCCGACGAGATGCCGACGCTCGACCGCCTCGGCCGCGCCAACCTCGACGCCATCGAGGCGGCCGAGTCCGACTACGGCATCGACGTGCAGTTCGAGCGCACCGGCCAGCTGGCACCGGCGGTCGAAGAGCACCAGCTCGCCTGGCTCGAGGAGTGGGCGGCGGGCGGCGACTCCGGCGTCGTGCTGCTGGATGCCGACGCCGCGCGGCGCGAGGTCGACTCACCCACCTACCTCGGCGCGGTGTGGGAGAAGGACACCACCGCACTCGTCCACCCCGCCCGGTTGGCGGCGGAGCTCGCCCGTGCGTGCGAGGAGCGCGGCGTGGTGATCGCCGAACGGTCGCGGGTGCAGGCGATCGAGACCCCGGCATCCGGCGGTGTCGCGGTCGTCACCGCTGACGGCCGGGTGGACGCCGACCAGGTGGCGCTCGCGACCGGTGTCTTCCCGTCGCCGCTGCGTCGCAACCGACTCATGACGGTGCCGGTGTACGACTACGTGCTCATGACCGAGCCGCTGACGAGCGACCAGTGGGCGGCGATCGGCTGGCAGGGGCGTCAGGGCATCGGCGACATGGCGAACCAGTTCCACTACTACCGGCCCACCCGTGACGGCCGCATCCTGTTCGGCGGGTATGACGCGGTCTACCACTACGGCCGCCGCGTCGATCCTCGCTACGAGGACCGCCCCGCCTCGTGGCAGACGCTCGCGAGCCACTTCTTCACGACGTTCCCGCAGCTCGAGGGGCTGCGCTTCTCGCACCGGTGGGCGGGCGCGATCGACACGTCGACCCAGTTCGCGGCGTTCTTCGGCACCGCGCGGCGCGGTCGCGTGGCGTACGCGGCGGGCTTCACGGGACTCGGCGTCGGATCGACGCGGTTCGCCGGCGACGTCATGCTCGACCTGCTGAGCGGCGAGGAGACCGAGCGCACCGCGCTCGAGATGGTGCGCAAGCGCCCGCTCCCCTTCCCGCCCGAGCCGATCGCCGCGATCGGCGTCGAGGCGACGCGGTGGTCGCTCGACCGCGCCGACCATCGGCGCGGTCGGCGCAATGCCCTGCTGCGGACGCTCGACGCGCTCGGTCTGGGATTCGACTCGTGA
- a CDS encoding PucR family transcriptional regulator — protein sequence MTIPPARASARTDRPDGEGGLPSVREVLSLEALRAGSPEVLADPAALDARVRWVHVADSAGVARLLDGGELLLSTGSAWPDDPALLTVFVDELVDAGLSCLVLELGTRWAETPSAVVDAARARGLALIVLHREVKFVAVTEAVHRRIIDDQSVALRLREEVRARFTGLALRGAPADHIVAEVARTLDAPVILETLAHDVVVAEVPPEQEDQVLTRWEVRSRLAHRGEGPDDWLIVPVEARGIRWGHLLALPGPEHPAGRAGVVQQGALALSLARLGDGDGDEWGRIGRHRLLDRLVVGRVTGQVAPAVRVEAAGLPIEHAQLRGLVVTGVAVTPTAADDAARTIGGRALAGSSPLGAPGAAGAPGAAMLLSLPARERVEDDTIRAFALALGGDPERVVVSVGSAGVGLDEGLASLQEAIDLSRESAAPRTTVAVPEIRRIERRPLTRLIAALRDDHRVIDHSERMLAPLIDHDLARGGGDLLAVLEAMLAHPSNRTAAASASHLSRSVFYQRIALIQDLLGVDLDDGEVQTALHLALLVRRASVG from the coding sequence ATGACCATACCCCCTGCCCGCGCCTCTGCGCGGACGGATCGTCCGGACGGCGAGGGTGGTCTGCCCAGCGTTCGCGAGGTGCTCTCGCTCGAGGCGCTGCGAGCCGGAAGCCCCGAGGTGCTCGCCGACCCGGCGGCCCTCGACGCTCGCGTTCGCTGGGTGCACGTCGCCGACAGTGCGGGCGTCGCCCGCCTGCTCGACGGCGGCGAGCTGCTGCTGTCGACGGGGTCGGCGTGGCCCGACGACCCGGCGCTCCTGACGGTGTTCGTCGACGAGTTGGTGGATGCCGGGCTGTCGTGCCTCGTGCTCGAGCTCGGCACCCGCTGGGCCGAGACGCCGTCTGCGGTCGTCGACGCCGCCCGTGCCCGCGGTCTCGCGCTCATCGTCCTGCACCGCGAGGTGAAGTTCGTCGCGGTGACCGAGGCCGTCCACCGGCGGATCATCGACGATCAGTCCGTCGCGCTGCGGCTTCGGGAAGAGGTGCGCGCCCGGTTCACCGGGCTCGCCCTGCGGGGTGCGCCCGCCGATCACATCGTCGCCGAAGTCGCCCGCACGCTCGATGCCCCCGTCATCCTGGAGACCCTCGCGCACGACGTCGTCGTGGCCGAGGTCCCGCCGGAGCAGGAGGACCAGGTCCTCACGCGATGGGAGGTCCGCTCGCGTCTCGCGCATCGCGGCGAAGGCCCCGACGACTGGCTGATCGTCCCGGTGGAGGCGCGCGGCATCCGCTGGGGGCATCTTCTCGCTCTCCCCGGACCCGAGCACCCGGCCGGACGCGCCGGCGTCGTCCAGCAGGGGGCGCTCGCGCTCTCGCTCGCGCGACTCGGTGACGGCGACGGCGACGAGTGGGGGCGGATCGGCCGGCACCGGCTGCTCGACCGTCTCGTCGTCGGCCGGGTCACCGGGCAGGTCGCCCCCGCGGTCCGCGTCGAGGCGGCGGGGCTGCCGATCGAGCATGCGCAGCTGCGGGGCCTCGTTGTGACGGGCGTGGCCGTGACGCCGACGGCCGCCGACGACGCGGCCCGCACCATCGGCGGCCGGGCGCTCGCCGGTTCGTCGCCGCTCGGGGCCCCCGGAGCCGCCGGAGCACCCGGGGCTGCGATGCTCCTGTCGTTGCCGGCGCGCGAGCGCGTCGAGGACGACACGATCCGCGCCTTCGCGCTGGCGCTCGGCGGCGACCCCGAGCGTGTGGTCGTGTCGGTCGGTTCCGCCGGGGTCGGGCTCGACGAGGGTCTCGCCTCCCTGCAGGAGGCGATCGACCTCTCCCGCGAAAGCGCCGCGCCGCGGACGACGGTCGCCGTCCCCGAGATCCGCCGCATCGAGCGCCGTCCGCTGACCCGGCTCATCGCCGCCCTCCGCGACGACCACCGCGTCATCGACCACAGCGAGCGGATGCTCGCTCCCCTCATCGACCACGATCTCGCCCGCGGGGGCGGTGACCTGCTCGCCGTCCTCGAGGCCATGCTCGCTCATCCGAGCAACCGCACCGCCGCGGCCTCCGCGTCGCACCTGTCGCGGTCCGTGTTCTACCAGCGGATCGCTCTCATCCAGGACCTGCTCGGTGTCGACCTCGACGACGGCGAGGTGCAGACCGCGCTCCACCTCGCGCTGCTCGTCCGCCGGGCGAGCGTCGGCTGA
- a CDS encoding TetR family transcriptional regulator C-terminal domain-containing protein, with amino-acid sequence MSQESTVRRTRKSPAERRDEIAAAARDIALADGLVAVTLRAVAARVGVAPGLVAHHVDGMDALVADTFGRIVADELDVLLRLMHQKDAATARLGVLIDAVLGDEPNDVTFVWVQGWALGARSEPLAARVRAEMDAWQAALAAEIARGHERGEFGEGDADAIAWHLLAIFDGLGAHGLVSWRDDPSRADLTRRALAGLLGVPAHALHP; translated from the coding sequence ATGTCGCAGGAGTCAACCGTCCGTCGGACCCGCAAGAGCCCGGCCGAGCGTCGCGACGAGATCGCCGCCGCCGCGCGCGACATCGCGCTCGCCGACGGTCTCGTGGCTGTGACCCTGCGTGCTGTGGCTGCGCGCGTCGGCGTGGCGCCAGGGCTCGTCGCTCACCACGTCGACGGCATGGATGCGCTCGTCGCCGACACCTTCGGCCGAATCGTCGCCGACGAACTCGACGTGCTCCTCCGCCTCATGCACCAGAAGGATGCCGCCACCGCACGACTCGGCGTGCTCATCGACGCCGTGCTCGGCGACGAGCCCAACGACGTCACGTTCGTCTGGGTGCAGGGCTGGGCGCTCGGTGCCCGCAGCGAGCCGCTCGCCGCACGCGTGCGCGCCGAGATGGACGCCTGGCAAGCCGCGCTCGCGGCCGAGATCGCCCGCGGCCACGAGCGGGGCGAGTTCGGCGAGGGGGATGCCGACGCGATCGCCTGGCATCTGCTGGCGATCTTCGACGGCCTCGGCGCGCACGGCCTCGTCAGCTGGCGCGACGACCCGTCACGCGCCGACCTGACCCGTCGCGCGCTCGCGGGTCTGCTGGGCGTCCCCGCCCACGCGCTGCATCCCTGA
- a CDS encoding FAD-dependent oxidoreductase produces the protein MTRNGDVSFWWHQEGLPAPRPPLPGDLDVDVAIVGAGYTGLWTAYYLAERRPDLRIVVLERRFAGYGASGRNGGWLTNSVTGGRERYGREGGIRQQRAMNDTVDEVIRVAAAEGIDADIHRGGELTIARSPAQLARLDAMFAAESAWPATDVERWDAARTAAHVRVAGTLGAVWHPHCARIHPVKLLTGLASAVERRGVTIHENTAVIEIVPGRAVTDRGVVRAAAVIRATEGFTTDLRGERRTWLPMNSSMIVTAPLPDEAWEEIGWTDAATLGDAAHVYMYAQRTADGRIAFGGRGVPYRYASRVDADGATPASTVASLTELLHRFFPAASGVPIDHAWSGVLGVPRDWAATVGFDRASGLGWAGGYVGTGVATTNLAGRTLADLVLEEESELTRLPWVGHRARRWEPEPLRWLAVRALYTAYGMADRRESRGEPRTSAIARLADRIAGR, from the coding sequence ATGACGCGCAACGGAGACGTGTCGTTCTGGTGGCACCAGGAGGGCCTGCCCGCACCACGGCCGCCGCTGCCCGGCGACCTCGACGTCGACGTCGCGATCGTCGGCGCCGGGTACACAGGCCTCTGGACGGCGTACTACCTCGCCGAGCGCCGGCCCGACCTGCGCATCGTCGTGCTCGAGCGACGGTTCGCGGGCTACGGCGCCTCCGGGCGCAACGGCGGATGGCTCACGAACTCGGTGACCGGTGGACGCGAGCGATACGGCCGCGAGGGCGGCATCCGTCAGCAGCGCGCGATGAACGACACGGTCGACGAGGTCATCCGGGTCGCGGCCGCCGAGGGGATCGACGCCGACATCCACCGCGGCGGCGAGCTGACGATCGCCCGCAGCCCCGCCCAGCTCGCCCGCCTCGATGCGATGTTCGCCGCGGAGTCGGCGTGGCCCGCGACCGACGTCGAACGGTGGGATGCCGCGCGCACCGCGGCGCACGTGCGGGTCGCGGGCACGCTCGGCGCGGTGTGGCATCCGCACTGCGCCCGCATCCACCCGGTGAAGCTCCTGACGGGGCTCGCGTCCGCCGTCGAACGGCGCGGCGTCACGATCCACGAGAACACGGCGGTCATAGAGATCGTGCCCGGGCGCGCGGTGACCGACCGCGGCGTCGTCCGCGCGGCGGCGGTGATCCGCGCAACGGAGGGCTTCACGACCGACCTGCGCGGCGAACGTCGCACGTGGCTGCCGATGAACTCGTCGATGATCGTCACCGCCCCCCTCCCGGACGAGGCGTGGGAGGAGATCGGGTGGACGGATGCCGCGACCCTCGGCGACGCCGCGCACGTCTACATGTACGCGCAGCGCACCGCCGACGGCCGCATCGCGTTCGGCGGGCGCGGCGTGCCGTACCGGTACGCATCGCGGGTCGACGCCGACGGCGCGACGCCGGCGAGCACCGTGGCGTCGCTCACCGAACTGCTGCACAGATTCTTCCCCGCGGCATCCGGCGTCCCGATCGATCACGCGTGGTCGGGGGTGCTCGGCGTACCGCGGGACTGGGCCGCCACAGTCGGTTTCGACCGTGCGAGCGGGCTCGGCTGGGCCGGCGGCTACGTCGGAACCGGCGTCGCGACGACGAACCTCGCCGGTCGCACTCTCGCCGATCTCGTGCTGGAAGAGGAGTCGGAGCTGACCCGCCTGCCGTGGGTGGGGCATCGTGCACGGCGCTGGGAACCCGAGCCGCTCCGCTGGCTCGCTGTCCGCGCCTTGTATACCGCGTACGGCATGGCCGACCGCCGCGAATCCCGCGGCGAGCCGCGCACCTCGGCGATCGCGCGACTGGCCGACCGCATCGCGGGCCGCTGA
- a CDS encoding amidohydrolase family protein, which translates to MASADLVFTGGPVFTADTVRSRASGVAVSGGRIVAVGHDLDDLIGPRTEVVDLAGRLLVPGFQDAHVHPVSGGLELLRCDLGEGATESDYLATIAAYAASHPDEEWILGGGWAMSAFPGGTPTAATLDRVLPDRPAFLPNRDGHGAWVNSEALRRAGIDRDTPDPDDGRIERDADGHPTGTLHEGAMSLINRLLADPSPAFLREAMLAGQRYLHSFGITAWQDAIVGDYSDLVDQGETYRQAALDGTLTGKVVGALWWDRNAGLEQIPSLVERRERFSHGRFQATSIKIMQDGVAENFTASMLAPYHDGHGHPTDNSGISFVDPETLNEAVPQLDALGFQVHFHAIGDRAVRQCLDAVAHAIERNGRSDGRHHIAHLQVVHPDDLSRFRELGVAANMQSLWATYEPQMIDLTLPFLGEPRIAWQYPFGDLLRAGAVLAAGSDWSVSTPDPLAAIHTAVNRKAAPGHEEGDYDAFLPEQAIDLATSLTAYTAGSAWVNHLDETTGTIEVGKAADLAVLDRDPFAGPADLIGATRVLQTFVDGSRVYAAGDS; encoded by the coding sequence GTGGCATCCGCTGATCTCGTGTTCACGGGAGGCCCCGTGTTCACGGCAGACACCGTCAGATCCCGAGCCTCTGGGGTCGCCGTCTCGGGCGGCCGCATCGTCGCGGTCGGGCACGACCTCGACGACCTCATCGGTCCCCGGACCGAGGTCGTCGACCTCGCCGGTCGCCTGCTCGTCCCCGGGTTTCAGGACGCGCACGTCCACCCGGTGTCGGGCGGGCTGGAGCTGCTTCGATGCGACCTCGGCGAGGGGGCGACGGAGTCCGACTACCTCGCCACGATCGCCGCGTATGCGGCATCCCACCCGGACGAGGAGTGGATTCTCGGCGGCGGGTGGGCCATGTCCGCGTTCCCGGGAGGCACGCCGACGGCGGCGACCCTCGACCGGGTGCTGCCCGATCGTCCCGCGTTCCTCCCGAACCGCGACGGCCATGGCGCCTGGGTCAATTCGGAGGCCCTCCGGCGAGCCGGCATCGACCGCGACACCCCCGACCCCGACGACGGCCGCATCGAACGGGATGCCGACGGTCACCCCACCGGGACGCTCCACGAGGGGGCGATGTCGCTCATCAACCGGCTCCTGGCCGACCCGTCACCCGCCTTCCTCCGCGAGGCAATGCTCGCCGGCCAGCGCTACCTGCACTCGTTCGGCATCACCGCGTGGCAGGACGCCATCGTCGGCGACTACAGCGACCTCGTCGACCAGGGCGAGACCTACCGGCAGGCGGCCCTCGACGGCACGCTGACCGGCAAAGTCGTCGGCGCCCTGTGGTGGGACCGAAACGCCGGCCTCGAGCAGATCCCCTCGCTCGTCGAGCGGCGCGAGCGCTTCTCGCACGGGCGATTCCAGGCCACGAGCATCAAGATCATGCAGGACGGCGTCGCCGAGAACTTCACCGCGTCGATGCTCGCGCCGTACCACGACGGCCACGGGCACCCGACCGACAACTCCGGCATCTCGTTCGTCGACCCCGAGACGCTGAACGAGGCGGTGCCGCAGCTGGATGCCCTCGGGTTCCAGGTGCACTTCCACGCGATCGGCGACCGGGCCGTCCGGCAGTGCCTCGACGCGGTCGCCCACGCCATCGAGCGGAACGGCCGCAGCGACGGGCGACACCACATCGCCCACCTCCAGGTGGTCCACCCCGACGACCTGTCGCGGTTCCGCGAGCTCGGGGTCGCCGCGAACATGCAGTCACTGTGGGCGACCTACGAACCGCAGATGATCGACCTCACCCTGCCGTTCCTCGGCGAACCGCGGATCGCCTGGCAGTACCCGTTCGGTGATCTGCTCCGGGCGGGGGCGGTCCTCGCGGCGGGAAGCGACTGGTCGGTCTCGACCCCGGACCCCCTCGCGGCGATCCACACGGCGGTGAACCGGAAGGCGGCGCCCGGCCACGAGGAGGGCGACTACGACGCGTTCCTGCCGGAGCAGGCGATCGACCTCGCGACCTCACTGACCGCGTACACCGCCGGTTCGGCGTGGGTGAACCACCTCGACGAGACCACCGGAACGATCGAGGTCGGGAAGGCGGCCGATCTGGCCGTCCTCGACCGCGACCCCTTCGCCGGGCCCGCCGACCTCATCGGCGCGACGCGCGTGCTGCAGACGTTCGTCGACGGCTCCCGCGTGTATGCGGCCGGTGACTCGTGA
- a CDS encoding ABC transporter permease, with protein MSVTTKTETILRRAEGTVPGGDRRRQRSWSDVALTAWAVLVLLFLFAPIIVIVFSSFNTGRLLVAWEGFGFDAFLTILDKPAVQTAVRVSITTAAISAAIATVLGTLAGIAMARHAGRWVWWFLGLLLFVSVTPEIVDAVALLPWFVTLGQDAGMAVFNDGIVRLSIGASLFSTAVVSYLVRARLVGQDANLEEASSDLYATPFHTFRRVTLPLAAPAVFAGFLLSFTLGLDNTVIAAFVQVSGATPWPVYVLSAVRSGLRPEIAAVSTVMLLLTLVALAVVALVLRRAGDSATDIARTMAGG; from the coding sequence ATGAGCGTGACCACGAAGACCGAGACGATCCTCCGCCGAGCGGAGGGCACCGTCCCCGGCGGCGACCGACGCCGACAGCGGTCCTGGAGCGACGTCGCCCTCACCGCCTGGGCCGTGCTCGTGCTGCTGTTCCTGTTCGCGCCGATCATCGTGATCGTCTTCTCCTCCTTCAACACCGGCCGGCTCCTGGTCGCGTGGGAGGGGTTCGGATTCGACGCGTTCCTCACGATCCTCGACAAGCCGGCGGTGCAGACCGCGGTCCGCGTGTCGATCACGACGGCGGCGATCTCGGCAGCCATCGCCACCGTCCTCGGCACGCTCGCGGGCATCGCGATGGCTCGCCACGCGGGGCGGTGGGTCTGGTGGTTCCTCGGGCTGCTCCTCTTCGTGTCCGTCACCCCCGAGATCGTCGACGCCGTCGCCCTCCTCCCCTGGTTCGTGACCCTGGGGCAGGATGCCGGCATGGCGGTGTTCAACGACGGCATCGTGCGTCTGTCGATCGGCGCCTCACTCTTCTCGACCGCGGTCGTGTCCTATCTCGTCCGCGCGCGCCTGGTGGGTCAGGACGCGAACCTCGAAGAGGCGTCGAGCGACCTCTACGCCACGCCGTTCCACACGTTCCGGCGAGTGACACTGCCGCTCGCCGCCCCGGCCGTGTTCGCGGGGTTCCTGCTCTCGTTCACGCTGGGCCTCGACAACACCGTGATCGCCGCATTCGTGCAAGTCTCGGGAGCAACCCCGTGGCCCGTCTACGTGCTGAGTGCCGTCCGGTCCGGGCTCCGCCCCGAGATCGCCGCCGTCTCGACCGTCATGCTCCTGCTCACGCTCGTCGCCCTCGCCGTCGTCGCGCTCGTGCTGCGCCGTGCGGGGGATTCCGCGACCGACATCGCCCGAACCATGGCAGGAGGCTGA